AATACCTAACAAACATTAAATTATTTGACATTTATGCTGGTAAAAATATTAAATCTGGTTATAAGTCAGTTGCTTATGATTTAACATTCCAAAATCGCGAAGCTACTTTAACTGATCAACTAGTTAATCAGCATTTTGAACGGGTTAAACAAGTTCTTCAAGAACAATTTGGAGCAGAAATTCGTTAATTTTTCCGCCATTATGGTTAAACTTGTGTATAATTATTGTTTGAGATTAACATTTGGAGGAACCATCTTTGGCTAATTCAGACAAAAATAATAAACCTGATGTACCAGAAAGAAATACTTCTATACAAAGAAAGCGGCAACGTGATTCAGAACATCGTGTTGTTAATAGTATTGCGGGCTGGATTATAGCAATCATTGCTATTCTAATCGTAACTTTTGGTGTTTTAGGCTACAATTACGTTCAAGAATCATTACAGCCGATGAACAGCAATAACCATCAAGAAATAGAAGTGAAAATTCCTATTGGCTCATCCAATAAGGAAATTGCTTCGCGTTTGCAGGAAAAGAAAATTATTCGCAGTGCAACTGTTTTTAATTATTATGTCAAATCTCATAATTATACTGATTTTCAGGCCGGCTATTATACTTTTAAGCCTTCGATGACACTTACTCAAATTGTCGCACGTTTGCAAAAGGGTGGTAGTTCTGAGCACATTGCCCGTCCTGATAATAATGTATTAGTACGAGAAGGTGTAACGATTGAACAAATTGGTGATGTCATTAGTAAGAATACCCCTTATAGTAAAAAGGAATTCTTAGCATTAATGAAAAATCAAAAATTTATGAAGCAATTGCAAAACACTTATCCGCAATTATTAGACTCGACTATGAAATCTAAGGATGTTCGTTATCATTTAGAGGGTTATCTATTTCCTGCTACTTATCCATATTATTCGGGGATGTCATTAGAAAAACTGGTGACAGAAATGGTAGCGAAAACTAACCAAGAATTAACACCTTATTATGATCAGATGAAAGCAAAAGATTTAACTGTGCAGCAGACATTAACTCTTGCTTCTTTGATTGAACGTGAAGGTGTTACTGAAAAAGATCGGCGCCTGATTTCTGGAGTGTTCTTTAATCGCTTGGATCAAAATATGCCTTTACAGTCCGATATTTCTGTAATGTACGCTATGAATAAGCATAAACGCCATTTAAATGGTCATGATGTTAAGATAAAATCACCATATAACTTATATAAGAATCCTGGATTTGGCCCAGGTCCGTTTAATTCACCAAGTATTAATTCGATAGTGGATGTCTTAAATCCATCTGAGCGTGATAAAGGGTACTTGTTCTTTGTAGCTGATTTGAAAACTGGAAAAGTTCTCTATTCTACAAATTATGCAGAACATTTGAGAAATGTTGCGTCAATTAACCAATAGTATTGGTGTGTTCTAATTATTTATGGTATTATTAGTGCAAGTTTTGTGTTTTATAAAATTTTAAATATTGAATATATAAAAAGGGGTTGAGAAAATATTTTGTCTCAATCCCTTTTGATAGGAGAAAGTTGATGTCTCAGCAAAGTTCATCTTCAAAACAACCATTGATTATTGGTGTCAGTGGAGGATCTGGTAGTGGTAAAACAACCATTGCCAGACGCTTAATTAAAGAACTTGGCCAACAATCAATTGCATTATTACAAATGGATTCGTACTATAAGCAATTAGATTTACCTTATGAGCAACGCAAGCTGCAAAATTTTGATCATCCATTATCTTTTGATACAGACTTATTAGTAGCTGATTTACAACAATTGCGGAACTTTGAAAGTATTGAAGTTCCAATTTATGATTTTGTTAAAAGTAATCGTACAGCTGAAACTCGCCATCAAGAACCAGCCAATGTGATTGTTTTAGAAGGAATTTTTGCTTTGTATGATCAACGTTTGCGTGATTTGATGGATATTAAAGTATTCGTTGATACTGATGATGATATCCGTTTGATTCGCCGGATTAAACGTGATGTAGAGCATCGAGGCTACACTTTAGAAACTATATTTGACCAATATTTAGAACATGTTCGCCCTATGTATCAACAATTTATCGAACCTACTAAACGCTATGCTGATTTAATAATTCCAGAGGGTGGAGCTAATGAGGTGGCGATTGATTTATTAACTTCTAAAATCAAATATTTAATTTATCAAGGGCACAAATATAATAAATAACAGTTGACAGTGGGCGTATACCTGCTTATATTGGAATGCATATTATAAAATGGGGTGTAAAAATTGGCTGAAAAAAGATATCCAATGACAGCTGAGGGGAAACAAAAGTTAGAACAAGAATTAGAAGACTTGAAATTAAAAAAGCGTCCAGAAATCATTGAACGAATTAAAGTTGCCCGAGGTTTTGGTGATTTATCAGAAAATTCTGAATATTCTTCCGCTAAAGACGAGCAAAGTATCGTGGAATCAAGAATTTCGGAGATTATGACGATGTTGCAATATGCTGATGTCGTTGATGTCAATGAGGTAGATGCTAACGAGGTTTCAGTAGGTAAAAAAGTTACCTTTCAAGAAGATGATGATGAACCTGAGACTTACCAAATTGTAGGAGCTGCTGAATCCGATCCGATGAATGGTAAAATTAGCAATGATTCACCAATTGCCAAGTCTTTATTAGGCAAAAAAGTTGGCGATCAAGTGTCGATTGAGACGCCAGGGGGATCTTTTATCGTTAAAATTACTAATGTTGAAAACTAATCACTGGATTAAATCGTTTCCATATTGTATGATTTTAATTGGTGATGAATATGAAAATAACAATAAGTCCAGTAGCACAACAATGGTATCAAGAAAATATTGATTTGAAACCTGGAGATGGCTTACATTTTTATGGTAAAGTATACGGCAAGACTAATGTCCATCAAGGATATTCAATAGCCTTCGCAAAGCAAAAACCGCAACAACCATATTATGAGGTTGTTTACCAACAGATTAGTTATTATTTTAATGACGAAGATGTATGGTTTTTCACAGGTTATGATTTGCAAATTGATTATGATGCCAAGGTTGATAGTCCAACGTATACTTTTGTTGATGAGACATCTAAATAATTGTTTTTAATAGATGATTATTAATTTGAGAAGTTTTTGGACGAATAATAAGGGTTGGGGTACAATGATATTTGGTCCCTGACTCTTTTTTGTTATAATGATGCGTATACTATTGAGGAGATTTGATTAGTGAAATTTTTAAAGCGACTTAATAAGCCTAAGACTACTCAGTCGATTTTGCCTTTTCGTCTAAATGTACTCTTAGTAATTGTTTTTGTTTTATTTGCGTTATTGATTGGCCAACTGGCATATTTGCAATTATTAAATGGTTCCAAGTTTCAAGCAGAAGTTGAACGCTCTGATAAAACAGTAATTGCAGGTAATGTTCCTCGCGGTTTAATTTATGACTCTAAGGGGCGCCTGATTGTTAATAATGAGCCTAGTAGTGCTATTACTTATACACGCAGTGCTTCAGTAAAAACTTCAGATATGTATCAGATTGCTAATCGATTACAAAAATTTATTCATGTAGATGATTCTAATTTAACTAGCCGTGACAAGGCTGATTATTATTTGGCCAAAGAATCTAATTATAAAAAAGTTACCAAAGTTATCAATAAAAATATGACCGAAGAACAATTGCAAGCTGAACCAGATCGCGATGAGTATCGGCGAGCTATCACTTATGTTAAAAAGCAAAAACCAGATTTAAGTCCTGCACAATTACAAGCCGCAGCTATTTTTGCTAAAATGAGTGCGGCTTATCAATATTCAACGGTTTACATTAAAAATTATCAAGCAACACCACAAGAAGTGGCTCAAGTCAGTGAACATCAAACTGAACTTCCAGGAATTCAAGTGGGTATTGACTCCCAACGTTCATATCCAATGGGAGATTCAATGACTAGTATTATTGGAAAAGTTTCTACAGAAAAGCAAGGCTTGCCTGATAATCGGATTAATGAGCTCTTAGCTGAAGGTTATTCGCGTAATGATCGAGTAGGTACAAGCTATTTAGAGCAAGAATATGAGCCGATTTTAAAGGGGAGCAAGTCACAAACTCAAATTTCTGTAGGTACCAATAATCGACTTACTGATTCTATTCAAAAATATAAGGGTGAAAAAGGAGATAACCTGAACTTAACTATTGATGCTGAATATCAAAAGAAAGTTGATCAAGCTGTCCATAATACATTCGATTCTGCGCGTGCGAATGGAGTTACCCAATATTCTGATGGTGCTTATGCAGTAGCCATCAATCCCAAAACTGGGGCCATTTTAGCAATGTCGGGTGTTCACTATAATCCCAAAACAGGCAACATGACTGATGATTCATTAGGTGTAATCAATCGTACTTTTGTTATGGGGTCAGCAGTGAAAGGGGCTACTGTTTTAGGTGGCTTAATGTCTGGTGCTATTTCACCGGAAAATAGTGTTTTACCAGATTCACCAATTTATTTACCAAGCACACCAGTTAAAAAATCAGTTTACCCTATCGGAACATTTGGTGCTTTAAGTGCGCAGAAAGCCTTGGAATTTTCTTCTAATATCTATATGATGCGTTTGGCTATGCGAATGGGTAATGCGAAATATGTGCCAAATAGTTATATTCATATTGATGATGATATTTTTCAAAAATTACGGGGTTATTACAACCAATTTGGTTTAGGTATTAAAACTGGCATTGATTTACCCGGTGAAAGCAGTGGAATTGAAGGACCTACGATGAATAGTGATGGGATAGTTAAAGTGGGTTCAGCACTTGATGAATCTTATGGGAACTATGACGCCTATACATTAATTCAAATGGCACAATATGTTTCTACCATTGCCAATGGTGGCTATCGTATGCGTCCGTATTTAGTACAGTCCATTCAAAAAACTCGAGACGATGGTTCGTTAGGAGCAGTTGTCAACCAAACTCAACCGCAAGTTTTGAATCGGGTTGGTTTTAATAATAGTCAATTGAATGTGGTTAAAGACGGATTTTACAATGTAGTTCATGGCAATGGTGGTTGGACAACAGCCAAACAGCTAGCTAATGTTAAACCTGCCATTGCCGGGAAAACTGGAACGGCACAATCATTTTATTATGACCCAGATAATCCTTATAACACTAATCCAGCTCAAACCATTACTTTAAGTATGGTCGCTTATGCTCCTTATAATGACCCGCAAATAGCAGTTGCGGTAGTCATGCCAAATTTAAGTAGCGAAAAAGGCGAGTATAATTTAAATCTGGTTAAGAGTATGATTACTAGTTATTTTGATTCAGATACAAAAGATTCCCAATAATACTGGAAAATTATTTGTATAAATGGTAATATAACAGAGTTGCATCGTATTCAAGTGAGAAAAGAGGTTTTAATATGCGAGTAAATATTACATTAGAGTGTACCGAATGTCATGAACGCAATTATTTAACCAGCAAAAACAAGCGTAATAATCCTGACCGCCTGGAACTTAATAAATATTGTCCGCGGGAACGTAAAGTGACATTACATCGCGAAACTAAATAAAGACAACAGGCCAAACCTGTTGTTTTTTTATTAGGTAAAGGATTATTATTTTTAACAATATGATGACAATTTACTTATTCATCTTTTAAATTTGAATCATTGTAATTCAAACACATTTATTTAAGGAGATTCAATGGGAAATAAAAATGAATTCCGCAAGCAACAATCAACCAAACTCAAAAATTGGTGGAAACAAAATCAAGTAGTTCCATCTACTTTGTATCAAAATTTATTTGCAGCACCTTATTTTCAAACAGCACAAACAATTGCAATCACCGTTAGTATGGCCACGGAATTACCAACGCAACCAATTATTCAACGTGCTTTACAGTTGGGGAAGAGTATTTATATTCCCAAAACTTATTCGAATTATTCAATGGATTTTTTTAATTTGCAGGCACAAAAATCAATATCACGAACGGCTTTTGGAGTCTGGGAGCCAGAAGAAATTGATCCATTAAATTCAGTAGGGGCCGATTTGACTATTGTTCCTGCTTTAGCAGTTGCTTTAGACACTAAACAACGTATCGGCTTTGGAGCAGGTTATTATGATCGATATTTAGCGCAGCATCCACAAACTCAAAGTGTTGTTTTGGCTTTACCACCTATTGTTTTTCAACACGCTGATTGGGAAATTGATGTACTGGACTATCCTGTGAATCATGTTATTACAGAATCGAGGCTCATATGAGAAAAATTCAACAGCGACCATGGGCAACTTATGTAATTTTAATAATTCAATTAGTTGTCTTTGGTTGGGAAATATTTAAAGGCGGCAGTCAAAACATTGCAGCATTATTAGCCTCTGGAGCCAAAGTAAATAGTTTGGTGGCCCAAGGGGAATGGTGGCGATTAATAACACCAATCTTTGTGCATATTGGTTGGCAACATATTTTAATTAATTCGTTAACTTTATATTTCATGGGTCAACAATTAGAATTTTTGTATGGTCCCTTAAAGTTTAGTATTATTTATTTATTAAGTGGTATCGGCGGCAATTTAATGAGTTTTGCTTTCGGAAGTCAGAACTCCATTTCTGCTGGTGCTAGTACTTCATTGTTTGGCCTATTTGGTCTGTATGTAGCTTTGGGAATTATTTTCAAAAATAATCAAGGAATTCGTCAATGGTCACAGCAATTTTTAATATTGATTGTATTTAATTTGGTTGCAGATATTTTTATTGGCGACATCGATATTTGGGGTCATGTTGGTGGAGCACTTGTGGGATTCTTGGTTGGTTGGATTATTACGATTCCACAAATGAAGAATGCATTACCAAAATTATGGCGTATAATTAGTACAGTAGGATTAATTGTACTAGCAATTGTTTTGTACAGGATAGGAGTAGTTCGCGCATGAGAGAAACCAATATTCATACCTTATATGATGTGCAGCAAGTACTTAAGAAATTTGGTATTTATGTATATGTTGGTAAACGGATTTGGGATATTGAATTGATGGCGATTGAACTAGATCGACTCTATCATGAACAAGTGATTGATCAAGCAACTTTTATAACTTGTAAATTAGTATTGAATCGGGAACATAAAATTGAAGAACAAGGAATGAAGAAGGACAATGGAAAACCAAAAGTTAATTGGAATTGATTTAGGCGGTACTACTACGAAGTTTGCCATTATGACCGCTCAAGGCGAAATTCAGCAACGCTGGAGTATTCAAACAGACATTTTAAATAATGGTAATAATATTATTCCTAATATTATTGATAGTATTAATCATCATTTACAAATGTATCAAATGCAGCCAGAACAATTTGCTGGAATTGGGATTGGAACTCCAGGAAGTGTTGATTATCAGGCCGGAACTGTTGATAGTGCTTTTAATCTGAATTGGGATCGGCCAATGACAATTAAGCAGCAAATTGAAGCTGGTACCAAAATGTCTGTCAAAGTAGAAAATGATGCCAACGTTGCAGCCTTAGGTGAACGTTGGCAAGGTGCTGGTAATAATGCCGCTGATGTAGCCTTTGTAACCTTAGGAACAGGTGTCGGTGGTGGCATTATCGTTGATGGTCACATTGTTCATGGCAATGGTGGTTCAGCTGGAGAAATTGGTCATATGACAATTGATCCGAATGGCTATACTTGTACTTGTGGTAAAAAGGGCTGCTTAGAAACAGTTGCTTCTGCTACTGGCGTTGTACGAGTTGCTCGTGATTATGCACAAGAGTATGCTGGAAATTCACAATTAAAGGCTAACCTTGATAACGGTGATGATATTACTTCCAAAGATGTCTTTGACTTGGCTAAACAAAATGATCTACTTGCATTACTGGTGATTGAATATGTTTGCAAGCAATTGGGACTAGCTTTAAGTACGGTTGCGGTCACTTTAAATCCAGAATATATTGTAATTGGTGGTGGCGTTTCCAACGCGGGTGATTTCTTATTGTCGCATGTTCAACAAAGTTATGAGCAGTATGTTTTTACCGCTATTAAAAATACTACAACTTTGAAATTAGCTACTTTAGGTAATGAAGCCGGCGTAATTGGGGCTGCATCATTAATCTTAGATAAATAAGTCGGGAGTGGAGATTGTGTCATTTTTGAATTCATTAATACTTGTTATTGCGATTTTTTTGATTTATTACGGTGGTTCATGGCTTTATTATCGTTTACGAGCCAAGCAATTAGGTGGTGAGCTCGATAATGAACAATTTGAAGCAACAATGCGGAAAGCACAATTAGTTGATTTGCGTGAAAAAAAATATTTTGATGCAGGTCATATATTAGGTGCGCGGAATTTGCCTTATACACAATTAAAGATGCTGACTTCAGAATTACGTTCTGACTTGCCAGTTTACTTATACGAACAAGGTAGTACGCTCAGTATTAGGGCAGCCTTAAAGTTAAAAAAACTTGGTTTTCAAGATGTTAAATGGTTAAAAAAAGGCTTCAATGAATGGAATGGGAAAACCAAAAAAACAACGAAACTTTAATTATTCAGTATATAAATAATTAGAACAAACAAAGAGGGGTGAGACAAAATTTGTCCCACCCTTCAAGCTTACTTACTATTAGTTGGCATGATGTGCTGAGTGTGCTTTGCGGTTAGCTTTTCTGCGATTAGCTTCAATTCGATCTTCTTCATCATTTACAGGTTTAATAACTTTTTGACGATAGGTTAAAGCTGAACCTAATACTGCGCCTGCAGTTGCTAAAGATCCAATAACAATACCTTTAATGACTCCATGTTTTTGTGCCATCAATGTCCACCTCCTCTTATCTTTCAACTTTTATTATCACGAACCTGAACTGTAATTTCAACTAAAATTGCTAATTTTTAGTAATTGTTAGGAGAACTAATTTGAAAAAGAAAAAGGTTATTATTATTGTTGGCCCTACAGCAGTAGGCAAAACAGCTCTCAGCATTGAAATAGCTCATAAATTTGCTGGAGAAGTTATTTCAGGCGATTCCATGCAAATATATCAGCACTTAGATATCGGCACTGCTAAGATTATGCCTAGCGAAATGCAGGGAGTTAGACACCATTTAATTGATATTTGCGATATTAATCAACGTTATACTGTTTATGATTTTCAACAAGAAGCTAACCGGCTAATTACTGCGATTACTCATCAACAAAAATTACCCCTAATTGTCGGTGGCACTGGTTTTTATATCAAAGCTTTAGTTGATAATCTCAATCTGGGCGGTGACAAAGAGCGCCAAGACACAACTAATATTCGCCAAGACTATCTGCAAAAGCTAACCCAAATAGGAGCTAGAGAATTGTGGCAACTGTTGCAACAACGAGACGCTGTAGCTGCAGCACAAATTGCTCCTCAAAATACTCGTCGAGTTATTAGAGCGTTAGAGGTTTTGGATTTAACTGGTCAACAATTTAGTCAACAACAACAACAGCATGCGAACTTTGACTATTTAATTATTGGTTTAACCACTGAGCGCACTTTATTATACCAGCGCATAAATCAACGAGTTGATGAAATGTTAAATAGGGGTTTAATTAATGAAGCACATTGGCTCTATGAGCAAAGAAACCAAGCTCCACAAGCGAGCCAAGGTATTGGTTATAAAGAATTATTTCCTTATTTTGCTGGAGAAATGTCACAAATAGATGCAGTCGAATTGATAAAACGAAATTCGCGTCGTTTTGCGAAGCGGCAATTAACTTACTTTAGACATCAGTTAACTATTCATTGGTTTGACTTAATCAAATATCCCCAACAATTACAACAAATAACTGCACTTGTCGAAAAATTTAAGGAGTGAAATTATGAATTGGATAGAAGATTTACCGTCTCAAATTCAACAAGCTGTTCAAGAAGTTGATCAACAAATCCAACCACAAATTGCAAAAGTTAATCAGCAGATTGATAATAATCAAGCCAAAGTTTTACAAGCATTTACTCATCAACAAATGTCAGAAAGTCATTTGTCCGGTTCCACTGGATATGGTAATTATGATGAAGGCCGAGAAACTTTAGATCGAGTTTATGCAGAAGTTTTTCATACGCAAGCTGCTTTAGTGCGGCCCCAATTTGTTTCTGGAACGCATACGATTGCTGTAGGATTATTTGGGTGCTTGCAACCAGGACAAAAATTACTATATTTAACAGGTAAGCCTTATGACACACTCCAAGAAGTTATTGGTATGAATAAGCGGCAAGCTGGAACCTTAAAGGAGTATGGGATTGAATTTAAATATCAACCCTTAACTACCGATGGCATGGTTGATTATTCTCATTTAGCACAGACTTTAGCAGATTTTCAACCCAACGTTGTTGCTATTCAGCGCTCGCGAGGTTATGAAGTACGTCCCAGTTATACGGTGGCCCAAATTGCAGAAATGATTGCTTTTGTTAAAGAGAGATTGCCAGAAGTAATTGTTTTTGTTGATAATTGTTATGGTGAATTTTCTGAAGAACAAGAGCCTACAGAATTTGGCGCTGACTTAATGGCTGGGTCATTGTACAAGAATGCTGGGGCAGGTTTAGCTACTACTGGAGGTTATTTGGTAGGTAGAAAGGACCTAATTGAAAAATCCGCCATTAGGTTGACTGCTCCAGGAATTGGAAGCCATGAAGGGGCTACCGGTCCTTATTTACGAGGAATGATTGAAGGATTTTTTTTGGCACCTCAAGTCACTGGAAGTGCGATTAAAGGAGCAATTTTTGCAGCAGCCTTATTAGAAAAGCTAGGTTTTGTAGTAACACCAAAATGGGATGAACCACGGACAGATTTAATACAAACAATTATTTTGGGTAGTGCTGACAAAATGGTGCAATTTGCACGGGCCATTCAAAAGTATTCACCAATTGATTCCTTTGTTCAACCAGAAGCTAGTCCAATGGAAGGATATGAAGATCAAATTGTTATGGCTGCGGGAACTTTTGTTGAGGGTTCAACAATTGAATTATCTGCTGATGGTCCAATACGACCACCGTATGCTATTTATTTGCAAGGGGGATTGACTTATTCCCATGTGCGTATAGCGGTTGCGCATGCTTGTGCAGATATTTTATAATACATGTCAGCAAAGCTAACATCAAATATTGACGCTTAAATTTTTAATTGTTATATTAGTGCTATGTTTGAGGTTAGAATATGAATGAAAAACAAATCCGAAAAAATATGGCTATTTTACCAGTTAGTTCGATTTCCAAGTTAACAGGCCTTTCACCTCGCCAATTACGCTATTATGAACAGTTTGATTTGGTT
The nucleotide sequence above comes from Bombilactobacillus bombi. Encoded proteins:
- the mltG gene encoding endolytic transglycosylase MltG, translated to MANSDKNNKPDVPERNTSIQRKRQRDSEHRVVNSIAGWIIAIIAILIVTFGVLGYNYVQESLQPMNSNNHQEIEVKIPIGSSNKEIASRLQEKKIIRSATVFNYYVKSHNYTDFQAGYYTFKPSMTLTQIVARLQKGGSSEHIARPDNNVLVREGVTIEQIGDVISKNTPYSKKEFLALMKNQKFMKQLQNTYPQLLDSTMKSKDVRYHLEGYLFPATYPYYSGMSLEKLVTEMVAKTNQELTPYYDQMKAKDLTVQQTLTLASLIEREGVTEKDRRLISGVFFNRLDQNMPLQSDISVMYAMNKHKRHLNGHDVKIKSPYNLYKNPGFGPGPFNSPSINSIVDVLNPSERDKGYLFFVADLKTGKVLYSTNYAEHLRNVASINQ
- the udk gene encoding uridine kinase, which produces MSQQSSSSKQPLIIGVSGGSGSGKTTIARRLIKELGQQSIALLQMDSYYKQLDLPYEQRKLQNFDHPLSFDTDLLVADLQQLRNFESIEVPIYDFVKSNRTAETRHQEPANVIVLEGIFALYDQRLRDLMDIKVFVDTDDDIRLIRRIKRDVEHRGYTLETIFDQYLEHVRPMYQQFIEPTKRYADLIIPEGGANEVAIDLLTSKIKYLIYQGHKYNK
- the greA gene encoding transcription elongation factor GreA, which encodes MAEKRYPMTAEGKQKLEQELEDLKLKKRPEIIERIKVARGFGDLSENSEYSSAKDEQSIVESRISEIMTMLQYADVVDVNEVDANEVSVGKKVTFQEDDDEPETYQIVGAAESDPMNGKISNDSPIAKSLLGKKVGDQVSIETPGGSFIVKITNVEN
- a CDS encoding HesB/YadR/YfhF family protein, with protein sequence MKITISPVAQQWYQENIDLKPGDGLHFYGKVYGKTNVHQGYSIAFAKQKPQQPYYEVVYQQISYYFNDEDVWFFTGYDLQIDYDAKVDSPTYTFVDETSK
- a CDS encoding peptidoglycan D,D-transpeptidase FtsI family protein; this translates as MKFLKRLNKPKTTQSILPFRLNVLLVIVFVLFALLIGQLAYLQLLNGSKFQAEVERSDKTVIAGNVPRGLIYDSKGRLIVNNEPSSAITYTRSASVKTSDMYQIANRLQKFIHVDDSNLTSRDKADYYLAKESNYKKVTKVINKNMTEEQLQAEPDRDEYRRAITYVKKQKPDLSPAQLQAAAIFAKMSAAYQYSTVYIKNYQATPQEVAQVSEHQTELPGIQVGIDSQRSYPMGDSMTSIIGKVSTEKQGLPDNRINELLAEGYSRNDRVGTSYLEQEYEPILKGSKSQTQISVGTNNRLTDSIQKYKGEKGDNLNLTIDAEYQKKVDQAVHNTFDSARANGVTQYSDGAYAVAINPKTGAILAMSGVHYNPKTGNMTDDSLGVINRTFVMGSAVKGATVLGGLMSGAISPENSVLPDSPIYLPSTPVKKSVYPIGTFGALSAQKALEFSSNIYMMRLAMRMGNAKYVPNSYIHIDDDIFQKLRGYYNQFGLGIKTGIDLPGESSGIEGPTMNSDGIVKVGSALDESYGNYDAYTLIQMAQYVSTIANGGYRMRPYLVQSIQKTRDDGSLGAVVNQTQPQVLNRVGFNNSQLNVVKDGFYNVVHGNGGWTTAKQLANVKPAIAGKTGTAQSFYYDPDNPYNTNPAQTITLSMVAYAPYNDPQIAVAVVMPNLSSEKGEYNLNLVKSMITSYFDSDTKDSQ
- the rpmG gene encoding 50S ribosomal protein L33, with product MRVNITLECTECHERNYLTSKNKRNNPDRLELNKYCPRERKVTLHRETK
- a CDS encoding 5-formyltetrahydrofolate cyclo-ligase, whose amino-acid sequence is MGNKNEFRKQQSTKLKNWWKQNQVVPSTLYQNLFAAPYFQTAQTIAITVSMATELPTQPIIQRALQLGKSIYIPKTYSNYSMDFFNLQAQKSISRTAFGVWEPEEIDPLNSVGADLTIVPALAVALDTKQRIGFGAGYYDRYLAQHPQTQSVVLALPPIVFQHADWEIDVLDYPVNHVITESRLI
- a CDS encoding rhomboid family intramembrane serine protease; this encodes MRKIQQRPWATYVILIIQLVVFGWEIFKGGSQNIAALLASGAKVNSLVAQGEWWRLITPIFVHIGWQHILINSLTLYFMGQQLEFLYGPLKFSIIYLLSGIGGNLMSFAFGSQNSISAGASTSLFGLFGLYVALGIIFKNNQGIRQWSQQFLILIVFNLVADIFIGDIDIWGHVGGALVGFLVGWIITIPQMKNALPKLWRIISTVGLIVLAIVLYRIGVVRA
- a CDS encoding YqgQ family protein, coding for MHTLYDVQQVLKKFGIYVYVGKRIWDIELMAIELDRLYHEQVIDQATFITCKLVLNREHKIEEQGMKKDNGKPKVNWN
- a CDS encoding ROK family glucokinase, which gives rise to MENQKLIGIDLGGTTTKFAIMTAQGEIQQRWSIQTDILNNGNNIIPNIIDSINHHLQMYQMQPEQFAGIGIGTPGSVDYQAGTVDSAFNLNWDRPMTIKQQIEAGTKMSVKVENDANVAALGERWQGAGNNAADVAFVTLGTGVGGGIIVDGHIVHGNGGSAGEIGHMTIDPNGYTCTCGKKGCLETVASATGVVRVARDYAQEYAGNSQLKANLDNGDDITSKDVFDLAKQNDLLALLVIEYVCKQLGLALSTVAVTLNPEYIVIGGGVSNAGDFLLSHVQQSYEQYVFTAIKNTTTLKLATLGNEAGVIGAASLILDK
- a CDS encoding rhodanese-like domain-containing protein, producing the protein MSFLNSLILVIAIFLIYYGGSWLYYRLRAKQLGGELDNEQFEATMRKAQLVDLREKKYFDAGHILGARNLPYTQLKMLTSELRSDLPVYLYEQGSTLSIRAALKLKKLGFQDVKWLKKGFNEWNGKTKKTTKL
- a CDS encoding DUF3042 family protein, with the protein product MAQKHGVIKGIVIGSLATAGAVLGSALTYRQKVIKPVNDEEDRIEANRRKANRKAHSAHHAN
- the miaA gene encoding tRNA (adenosine(37)-N6)-dimethylallyltransferase MiaA, coding for MKKKKVIIIVGPTAVGKTALSIEIAHKFAGEVISGDSMQIYQHLDIGTAKIMPSEMQGVRHHLIDICDINQRYTVYDFQQEANRLITAITHQQKLPLIVGGTGFYIKALVDNLNLGGDKERQDTTNIRQDYLQKLTQIGARELWQLLQQRDAVAAAQIAPQNTRRVIRALEVLDLTGQQFSQQQQQHANFDYLIIGLTTERTLLYQRINQRVDEMLNRGLINEAHWLYEQRNQAPQASQGIGYKELFPYFAGEMSQIDAVELIKRNSRRFAKRQLTYFRHQLTIHWFDLIKYPQQLQQITALVEKFKE
- a CDS encoding aminotransferase class I/II-fold pyridoxal phosphate-dependent enzyme, which gives rise to MEDLPSQIQQAVQEVDQQIQPQIAKVNQQIDNNQAKVLQAFTHQQMSESHLSGSTGYGNYDEGRETLDRVYAEVFHTQAALVRPQFVSGTHTIAVGLFGCLQPGQKLLYLTGKPYDTLQEVIGMNKRQAGTLKEYGIEFKYQPLTTDGMVDYSHLAQTLADFQPNVVAIQRSRGYEVRPSYTVAQIAEMIAFVKERLPEVIVFVDNCYGEFSEEQEPTEFGADLMAGSLYKNAGAGLATTGGYLVGRKDLIEKSAIRLTAPGIGSHEGATGPYLRGMIEGFFLAPQVTGSAIKGAIFAAALLEKLGFVVTPKWDEPRTDLIQTIILGSADKMVQFARAIQKYSPIDSFVQPEASPMEGYEDQIVMAAGTFVEGSTIELSADGPIRPPYAIYLQGGLTYSHVRIAVAHACADIL